In Gracilibacillus salitolerans, the sequence TTAATAAAGACAATGTACTCGATTATTTCACCTGGTACTGAATTAACAATTATTGAAAATAGTACCGATAGGCCAATTACATTAGGCTATAGTGCAATGGGAGTAGTCGAGGAGTGTGGTAGTGATATTACCGATGTAGAGGTCGGTGATTTAGTTGCTGTTTATGGTGCTCCTTATGTGCAGCATTCGGATTATTTATTAGTTCCGAAAACCCTGTATGCAAGGATTCCTTCGAATGTTAAACCGAAAGAAGCGGCGCTTGCTGGTATTGGTGCGATTGCTATTCATGCACTGCGGATTGCAAATCTTCAATTTGGTGAGACAGTTTCTATTGTAGGGTTAGGATTACTCGGACAAATGATTGCAAAAATTGCAGATGCTTCTGCTTATAATGTTATAGCTTATGACATTCATGAAGAACGGGCATCAATGCTACAGGAAGAAACGAATATAAAGTCATTTTCTACTCTTAACGGCATGAAAAATGCTATAAAAAGTGATACCAGCGGGTATGGGGCAGATGCTGTACTTCTATGCGCTGGTGGAAAGAAATCACCCTTAACAGGACAAAGTCTTGAATGGATAAGAAATAAAGGAAAAGTTGTTATCGTCGGTGACATTGAACCAGATTTTCCGAGAAGCCTGATGTTTAGCAAAGAAGCGCAAATTCTTATTTCCCGAGCAGGAGGTCCAGGCAGATACGATAAGAATTATGAGGCAGAAGCCAATGATTATCCATATGGATTTGTTCGCTGGACAGAAGG encodes:
- a CDS encoding zinc-dependent alcohol dehydrogenase; this encodes MRKIIANNKQVEIIEDELPAVKPSYLLIKTMYSIISPGTELTIIENSTDRPITLGYSAMGVVEECGSDITDVEVGDLVAVYGAPYVQHSDYLLVPKTLYARIPSNVKPKEAALAGIGAIAIHALRIANLQFGETVSIVGLGLLGQMIAKIADASAYNVIAYDIHEERASMLQEETNIKSFSTLNGMKNAIKSDTSGYGADAVLLCAGGKKSPLTGQSLEWIRNKGKVVIVGDIEPDFPRSLMFSKEAQILISRAGGPGRYDKNYEAEANDYPYGFVRWTEGRNIAEYIRLVSEKRINVSPFIKEEVNFSDVSTAFDELVNKKSTMLTKVMNFSK